One segment of Ziziphus jujuba cultivar Dongzao chromosome 12, ASM3175591v1 DNA contains the following:
- the LOC107428076 gene encoding myb family transcription factor PHL6 isoform X1: MKVGLPSTIMNRHNVISITQSEAVKGATQPYCSALSPVHDFLNVQSESQRLFSSECSSAHPSPFIRAESLSSPTHMQESSIQPQKYSFRSDSNSSMFPGSNVQHPKSEFSRSSVFCTSLYQSSSTSSETSRQLGNLPFLPHPSTCNQPISAAVSTKSTLLYSGDLSDQYDEEQSEALMKDFLNLSADSSNGSFHHGFGCSSDSLALTGQLELHFLSDELDIAITDHGENPGLDEIYETPQPSSKPALGLTCNQSSRATTPSVDELSNHLSSGTATAHKPRMRWTPELHERFVEAVNKLDGAEKATPKGVLKLMNVGGLTIYHVKSHLQKYRLAKYMPEKKEEKKASSSEEKKIASSGSESDGRKKGSVQITEALRMQMEVQKQLHEQLEVQRALQLRIEEHARYLQKILEEQQKAGGALISTQALSSLSDSEHQPSPLAESAKSDSSSPKRLKQKATESNELECTKRLRLEEKPESARDDIAAVENPEQ, from the exons ATGAAGGTTGGGTTACCGTCTACCATCATGAATCGCCATAATGTCATATCTATAACACAAAGTGAGGCTGTAAAAGGAGCCACACAGCCATACTGTTCTGCTCTATCACCAGTACATGACTTTTTGAATGTTCAATCAGAAAGCCAGAGGTTATTTTCCAGTGAATGTTCATCTGCACATCCATCACCTTTCATACGAGCAGAGTCTCTTAGTTCTCCTACTCATATGCAAGAATCTTCCATACAACCTCAAAAGTACTCTTTCAGATCTGATTCAAACAGTTCTATGTTTCCTGGTTCTAATGTTCAGCATCCTAAGAGTGAATTTTCACGTTCTTCTGTCTTCTGTACCAGTTTATATCAGTCATCTTCTACTAGCTCAGAGACAAGTCGACAGCTTGGCAATCTGCCATTTCTGCCACATCCTTCAACATGCAACCAGCCAATTTCTGCAGCTGTTTCTACAAAATCTACACTGCTTTACAGTGGTGATTTAAGCGATCAATATGATGAGGAGCAATCAGAGGCTCTCATGAAAGACTTTCTCAACTTGTCAGCAGATTCTTCTAATGGTAGCTTTCATCATGGTTTTGGTTGTTCTAGTGACAGTCTAGCACTCACAGGGCAATTGGAGCTACATTTTTTGTCTGATGAGCTTGACATAGCTATCACTGATCATGGAGAAAATCCCGGACTTGAT GAGATATATGAAACACCTCAACCTTCTTCAAAACCCGCCTTAGGATTGACATGCAATCAGAGTAGTCGAGCAACGACACCATCTGTTGATGAACTTTCAAACCACCTGTCTTCTGGTACTGCAACTGCTCATAAACCAAGAATGCGATGGACTCCTGAGCTCCATGAGCGTTTTGTAGAGGCTGTTAATAAGCTTGATGGGGCTGAAA AGGCGACTCCAAAGGGCGTACTAAAGCTTATGAATGTTGGAGGTTTGACCATTTATCATGTGAAAAGCCACTTACAG AAATACCGACTTGCAAAGTATATGCCAGAGAAAAAAGAAG AAAAGAAGGCTTCCAGCTCTGAAGAGAAGAAAATAGCTTCAAGTGGCAGTGAAAGTGATGGACGAAAGAAGGG GAGCGTTCAAATCACTGAGGCTCTGCGCATGCAAATGGAAGTCCAGAAACAACTACATGAGCAGCTTGAG GTTCAAAGAGCACTTCAATTGCGAATTGAAGAGCATGCAAGATACTTGCAAAAGATTTTGGAGGAACAACAGAAAGCTGGCGGTGCCTTGATATCTACACAAGCTTTATCATCATTGTCAGATTCAGAACACCAGCCTTCTCCATTAGCTGAGTCAGCTAAGTCCGACTCATCATCACCTAAGCGGCTGAAGCAGAAAGCTACTGAGAGTAATGAACTAGAATGCACCAAAAGGCTCCGTCTTGAAGAGAAGCCTGAATCAGCAAGAGATGACATTGCAGCTGTTGAAAATCCTGAGCAATAA
- the LOC107428076 gene encoding myb family transcription factor PHL6 isoform X2 has product MKVGLPSTIMNRHNVISITQSEAVKGATQPYCSALSPVHDFLNVQSESQRLFSSECSSAHPSPFIRAESLSSPTHMQESSIQPQNLYQSSSTSSETSRQLGNLPFLPHPSTCNQPISAAVSTKSTLLYSGDLSDQYDEEQSEALMKDFLNLSADSSNGSFHHGFGCSSDSLALTGQLELHFLSDELDIAITDHGENPGLDEIYETPQPSSKPALGLTCNQSSRATTPSVDELSNHLSSGTATAHKPRMRWTPELHERFVEAVNKLDGAEKATPKGVLKLMNVGGLTIYHVKSHLQKYRLAKYMPEKKEEKKASSSEEKKIASSGSESDGRKKGSVQITEALRMQMEVQKQLHEQLEVQRALQLRIEEHARYLQKILEEQQKAGGALISTQALSSLSDSEHQPSPLAESAKSDSSSPKRLKQKATESNELECTKRLRLEEKPESARDDIAAVENPEQ; this is encoded by the exons ATGAAGGTTGGGTTACCGTCTACCATCATGAATCGCCATAATGTCATATCTATAACACAAAGTGAGGCTGTAAAAGGAGCCACACAGCCATACTGTTCTGCTCTATCACCAGTACATGACTTTTTGAATGTTCAATCAGAAAGCCAGAGGTTATTTTCCAGTGAATGTTCATCTGCACATCCATCACCTTTCATACGAGCAGAGTCTCTTAGTTCTCCTACTCATATGCAAGAATCTTCCATACAACCTCAAAA TTTATATCAGTCATCTTCTACTAGCTCAGAGACAAGTCGACAGCTTGGCAATCTGCCATTTCTGCCACATCCTTCAACATGCAACCAGCCAATTTCTGCAGCTGTTTCTACAAAATCTACACTGCTTTACAGTGGTGATTTAAGCGATCAATATGATGAGGAGCAATCAGAGGCTCTCATGAAAGACTTTCTCAACTTGTCAGCAGATTCTTCTAATGGTAGCTTTCATCATGGTTTTGGTTGTTCTAGTGACAGTCTAGCACTCACAGGGCAATTGGAGCTACATTTTTTGTCTGATGAGCTTGACATAGCTATCACTGATCATGGAGAAAATCCCGGACTTGAT GAGATATATGAAACACCTCAACCTTCTTCAAAACCCGCCTTAGGATTGACATGCAATCAGAGTAGTCGAGCAACGACACCATCTGTTGATGAACTTTCAAACCACCTGTCTTCTGGTACTGCAACTGCTCATAAACCAAGAATGCGATGGACTCCTGAGCTCCATGAGCGTTTTGTAGAGGCTGTTAATAAGCTTGATGGGGCTGAAA AGGCGACTCCAAAGGGCGTACTAAAGCTTATGAATGTTGGAGGTTTGACCATTTATCATGTGAAAAGCCACTTACAG AAATACCGACTTGCAAAGTATATGCCAGAGAAAAAAGAAG AAAAGAAGGCTTCCAGCTCTGAAGAGAAGAAAATAGCTTCAAGTGGCAGTGAAAGTGATGGACGAAAGAAGGG GAGCGTTCAAATCACTGAGGCTCTGCGCATGCAAATGGAAGTCCAGAAACAACTACATGAGCAGCTTGAG GTTCAAAGAGCACTTCAATTGCGAATTGAAGAGCATGCAAGATACTTGCAAAAGATTTTGGAGGAACAACAGAAAGCTGGCGGTGCCTTGATATCTACACAAGCTTTATCATCATTGTCAGATTCAGAACACCAGCCTTCTCCATTAGCTGAGTCAGCTAAGTCCGACTCATCATCACCTAAGCGGCTGAAGCAGAAAGCTACTGAGAGTAATGAACTAGAATGCACCAAAAGGCTCCGTCTTGAAGAGAAGCCTGAATCAGCAAGAGATGACATTGCAGCTGTTGAAAATCCTGAGCAATAA